The Candidatus Bathyarchaeota archaeon genomic sequence GACTATCCTATCTCCGACGACCTTAACCTTGGTGGCTTCCTCGAGGTCTACGACATCTTTCATACCTACGTCTACACATAAGATGCACTCGTTTTCACCGAGTCGGCAGCTCATAAGGCCTCTGAGGACCTCAGGGTTGAAGATGTGGTCCGACATAAGGAGGATAAACCTGTCGCTTAGGGTGCCTCTGGCCTCGTAGACCGATAGACCGTTTCCAAGCCTCCAACGTTTACTTTCGACATACCGTATCTTAACACCGTATCTCGAGCCGTCGTCTAGAAAATCCCTGATCATCCAACCCATATACCCGGTCACGATTACAAATTCCCCTACACCAGCCTCTTTAGCGGATAGTATAACCCGTTCGATTAGCCTCAACCCGAGTAGAGGGATCAAAGGCTTAGGAAGCTTATCTGTCAAAGGCCTAAACCTTTCACCCCTACCTGCGGCTATTATCAGCGCCTGCATTTAAACCACCCACCTATAGGGGGAGGGAATAAAAACTGGGAGGCTAGACGGTGTTTTAACCTCCGGCTTCAGCGGCCCCGCTCTCCCTTTATGAACTCCTCTACCCATCTACGGGCTATGTGGTCGTCGACCTGTACCGGTGGATGCTTAAAGGCGTATGCCGAGATGCTTATCAGCGGCCCGGCTATACCCCTGTCTAAGGCTAGCTTCACGGCTCTTATAACGTCGATGACCATCCCTGCGCTGTTAGGTGAATCCTCGACCTCCAGCTTGACCGAGACCGTTACCGGCTGGTTCCCGAATTTTCTTCCCTTTATGTGTATGTAGCAGACCTTCTTGTCTCCGAGGAAGGAGACGTAGTCCGACGGTCCTACACGGGTCAGGACTTCGTATGGAATCATACTAGTCACGGCCTCTGTCTTGCTTATCCTCTTGGTCTTAAGCCGCTCCTCGGCCGTCATGTTCAGGAAGTCCGTGTTCCCGCCGATATTCAGCTGGTATGTCTCGTCGATTATCACGCCTCTGTCGACGAAGAGTTTAACCAAGGCCCTATGAAGTATCGTAGCTCCGAGTTGGCTCTTTATGTCGTCTCCGGCTATCGGAAG encodes the following:
- a CDS encoding phosphocholine cytidylyltransferase family protein translates to MQALIIAAGRGERFRPLTDKLPKPLIPLLGLRLIERVILSAKEAGVGEFVIVTGYMGWMIRDFLDDGSRYGVKIRYVESKRWRLGNGLSVYEARGTLSDRFILLMSDHIFNPEVLRGLMSCRLGENECILCVDVGMKDVVDLEEATKVKVVGDRIVDIGKGLNEYNGVDMGIFLCSNAIFDALGRAIESGRYTLTDGVKELVKKGRMRAYRIDDENAYWIDVDTPACLKTAENILRRYGIDLEKPLIDRLNLPQSIEDLDLAT